A single window of Mugil cephalus isolate CIBA_MC_2020 chromosome 1, CIBA_Mcephalus_1.1, whole genome shotgun sequence DNA harbors:
- the LOC125021640 gene encoding protein Dok-7-like isoform X2, with the protein MTDSVVVEGYARLRDGKKWKTRWLVLRKPSPVADCLVLLVFKDKTDRAQGNKERASVTLEEICGLEAGQWYEGVAFTLAILCLNQAALLGFDGRDALQAWDARLRYSLGEVHRFNVGVLPGTKLESGPATLHLCNNLLALARDVPPVIIGHWNLPDLRRYGPVPNGFVFEGGTRCGYWAGVFLLTSAESEQISFLFDCIVRGISPTRGPFGLRPVLPDPSASQTSSEEKLNHDAQELEKRLSMLSHGSSTASSTYCPSAGGDDRSISGSSDASDTSQSDCSIGSRLAIWPEPASNPPENVSHSGAKVSLHIVEKLSPGQGAGTRPASKLPRQLQEIGRQSSSDSGIATGSHSSYSGSFSSYTGSLDIAPGDDFGSVFSLPPHLAQDLSPCACPTVSGHEYQVPTSLRYLYDTPKSVLQETSGGGKDGEPSTSAKDASSLTTEPAEGHRNSSATSESHSEATERQSVGEHSQGPSVESKKTKVAPSSDSLHICSSLTSVSKNIVVICSVCGGFKRTPHTSSSSSLIPAIPDKRINGKEERRRADPAYEFMESRVPERNSEAEEKSKYELMGSYGQQRLLQEMEGAVFVFPPEAPLPERPRSEGVTYVNIPISPTSKKQLNYMELELQEPGHGTRGTAAHLPSQRKSSTKYAQIDITATETAHKVGTQHALGRQEGLHTLELRRKGTPH; encoded by the exons ATGACGGATTCTGTTGTCGTGGAGGGATACGCCAGACTTAGAGATGGGAAAAAG TGGAAAACTAGGTGGCTCGTTCTTCGCAAGCCGTCGCCTGTAGCAG aTTGCCTCGTGCTGCTGGTTTTCAAAGACAAAACGGACAGAGCCCAGGGCAACAAGGAGAGGGCGAGTGTCACCTTGGAGGAGATCTGCGGCCTGGAAGCCGGACAGTGGTATGAGGGTGTGGCTTTTACCCTGGCCATCCTCTGCCTGAACCAGGCCGCCCTGCTGGGCTTCGACGGCAGGGACGCGCTGCAGGCGTGGGACGCCCGCCTACGATACAGCCTCGGGGAGG TTCACAGATTCAATGTCGGAGTTTTACCAGGGACCAAGTTGGAGAGCGGACCTGCAACTCTTCATTTGTGCAACAACTTGTTGGCTCTGGCCCGGGACGTCCCTCCCGTCATAATCGGCCACTGGAACCTTCCAGACCTGCGCAGATATGGACCTGTACCAAACGGATTCGTGTTTGAAGGAGGAACAAGATGCGGTTACT GGGCTGGTGTTTTTCTGCTCACATCTGCTGAGAGTGAGCAGATCAGCTTTCTGTTCGACTGCATCGTCAGAGGCATCTCCCCCACCAGAGGCCCTTTTGGACTGCGGCCCGTTCTGCCAG ACCCCAGTGCCAGCCAGACGAGTTCAGAGGAGAAGCTGAACCATGACGCCCAGGAGCTGGAGAAGCGACTGAGCATGCTCTCTCATGGGAGCAGTACAG CCTCGTCCACGTACTGCCCGTCCGCGGGGGGAGACGACCGCAGCATATCCGGGTCCTCTGACGCGTCGGACACCAGCCAGTCGGACTGCAGCATCGGCAGCCGCCTGGCCATCTGGCCCGAACCTGCCTCCAACCCGCCCGAAAACGTCAGCCACTCGGGCGCTAAAGTGTCGCTGCACATCGTCGAGAAGCTTTCCCCCGGCCAGGGAGCGGGAACCCGGCCCGCGTCTAAGCTCCCCCGGCAGCTTCAGGAGATCGGCCGCCAGAGTTCGTCCGACAGCGGCATAGCCACCGGCAGCCATTCCTCGTACTCCGGTAGCTTTTCCTCCTACACGGGCAGCCTGGATATCGCCCCCGGAGACGACTTCGGGTCCGTTTTCAGCTTGCCTCCCCACTTGGCTCAAGACCTGAGCCCTTGCGCTTGCCCGACTGTTTCTGGACACGAGTACCAGGTGCCGACATCACTCAGGTATCTGTACGACACTCCCAAGAGTGTGCTGCAAGAAACGAGTGGGGGTGGCAAAGACGGTGAACCCTCCACCTCAGCTAAAGACGCTTCCAGCCTCACGACAGAGCCAGCTGAAGGGCACAGGAACAGTTCGGCCACGTCTGAGAGTCACTCAGAAGCTACTGAAAGACAGTCGGTTGGCGAACACTCTCAAGGCCCTTCAGTGGAGAGTAAGAAAACCAAGGTGGCGCCCTCTAGTGACTCCCTTCACATCTGCAGCTCTCTCACATCTGTGTCCAAAAACATTGTGGTTATCTGCTCAGTGTGCGGTGGGTTTAAG CGAACGCCACACACCTCTTCAAGTTCTTCCCTGATACCTGCCATACCAG ACAAAAGGATTAATGGTAAAGAGGAAAGACGCAGAGCAGATCCTGCTTATGAGTTCATGGAGAGTCGGGTACCGGAGAGGAACTCGGAG gccGAGGAAAAAAGCAAGTACGAGCTTATGGGCAGCTATGGACAACAGAGGTTGCTTCAAGAGATGGAAG GTGCggtgtttgttttccctcccGAGGCTCCACTTCCTGAACGGCCCCGGAGTGAAGGTGTGACATATGTGAATATTCCCATCAGTCCAACGTCCAAGAAACAGCTCAACTAcatggagctggagctgcaggagccAGGCCACGGCACCAGGGGGACGGCCGCACATCTGCCGTCTCAGA GGAAGAGCTCCACCAAGTACGCCCAGATCGACATCACCGCCACGGAGACGGCCCACAAAGTCGGCACGCAGCACGCCCTGGGTCGTCAGGAGGGTCTGCACACTCTAGAGCTGAGGAGAAAGGGGACGCCGCATTGA
- the LOC125021640 gene encoding protein Dok-7-like isoform X1 codes for MTDSVVVEGYARLRDGKKWKTRWLVLRKPSPVADCLVLLVFKDKTDRAQGNKERASVTLEEICGLEAGQWYEGVAFTLAILCLNQAALLGFDGRDALQAWDARLRYSLGEVHRFNVGVLPGTKLESGPATLHLCNNLLALARDVPPVIIGHWNLPDLRRYGPVPNGFVFEGGTRCGYWAGVFLLTSAESEQISFLFDCIVRGISPTRGPFGLRPVLPDPSASQTSSEEKLNHDAQELEKRLSMLSHGSSTASSTYCPSAGGDDRSISGSSDASDTSQSDCSIGSRLAIWPEPASNPPENVSHSGAKVSLHIVEKLSPGQGAGTRPASKLPRQLQEIGRQSSSDSGIATGSHSSYSGSFSSYTGSLDIAPGDDFGSVFSLPPHLAQDLSPCACPTVSGHEYQVPTSLRYLYDTPKSVLQETSGGGKDGEPSTSAKDASSLTTEPAEGHRNSSATSESHSEATERQSVGEHSQGPSVESKKTKVAPSSDSLHICSSLTSVSKNIVVICSVCGGFKRTPHTSSSSSLIPAIPEHHIFNRADQSVDKPACGPTAGEYVAAGKNVLENSCPAAPGTKTETAKVREESPLPKKRREKLTSLLADLLGFPSADTQPEAKTHRLNLYESMSPAFGKDLSLAPAASSQDDKNAVIYENCLKCLGEHCHPPPRVAPARTYRVSSSQTFPTGPHLKRIQEDEGGAGEELHGSHRGDGQCQYEEMSNRTVTSEDKRINGKEERRRADPAYEFMESRVPERNSEAEEKSKYELMGSYGQQRLLQEMEGAVFVFPPEAPLPERPRSEGVTYVNIPISPTSKKQLNYMELELQEPGHGTRGTAAHLPSQRKSSTKYAQIDITATETAHKVGTQHALGRQEGLHTLELRRKGTPH; via the exons ATGACGGATTCTGTTGTCGTGGAGGGATACGCCAGACTTAGAGATGGGAAAAAG TGGAAAACTAGGTGGCTCGTTCTTCGCAAGCCGTCGCCTGTAGCAG aTTGCCTCGTGCTGCTGGTTTTCAAAGACAAAACGGACAGAGCCCAGGGCAACAAGGAGAGGGCGAGTGTCACCTTGGAGGAGATCTGCGGCCTGGAAGCCGGACAGTGGTATGAGGGTGTGGCTTTTACCCTGGCCATCCTCTGCCTGAACCAGGCCGCCCTGCTGGGCTTCGACGGCAGGGACGCGCTGCAGGCGTGGGACGCCCGCCTACGATACAGCCTCGGGGAGG TTCACAGATTCAATGTCGGAGTTTTACCAGGGACCAAGTTGGAGAGCGGACCTGCAACTCTTCATTTGTGCAACAACTTGTTGGCTCTGGCCCGGGACGTCCCTCCCGTCATAATCGGCCACTGGAACCTTCCAGACCTGCGCAGATATGGACCTGTACCAAACGGATTCGTGTTTGAAGGAGGAACAAGATGCGGTTACT GGGCTGGTGTTTTTCTGCTCACATCTGCTGAGAGTGAGCAGATCAGCTTTCTGTTCGACTGCATCGTCAGAGGCATCTCCCCCACCAGAGGCCCTTTTGGACTGCGGCCCGTTCTGCCAG ACCCCAGTGCCAGCCAGACGAGTTCAGAGGAGAAGCTGAACCATGACGCCCAGGAGCTGGAGAAGCGACTGAGCATGCTCTCTCATGGGAGCAGTACAG CCTCGTCCACGTACTGCCCGTCCGCGGGGGGAGACGACCGCAGCATATCCGGGTCCTCTGACGCGTCGGACACCAGCCAGTCGGACTGCAGCATCGGCAGCCGCCTGGCCATCTGGCCCGAACCTGCCTCCAACCCGCCCGAAAACGTCAGCCACTCGGGCGCTAAAGTGTCGCTGCACATCGTCGAGAAGCTTTCCCCCGGCCAGGGAGCGGGAACCCGGCCCGCGTCTAAGCTCCCCCGGCAGCTTCAGGAGATCGGCCGCCAGAGTTCGTCCGACAGCGGCATAGCCACCGGCAGCCATTCCTCGTACTCCGGTAGCTTTTCCTCCTACACGGGCAGCCTGGATATCGCCCCCGGAGACGACTTCGGGTCCGTTTTCAGCTTGCCTCCCCACTTGGCTCAAGACCTGAGCCCTTGCGCTTGCCCGACTGTTTCTGGACACGAGTACCAGGTGCCGACATCACTCAGGTATCTGTACGACACTCCCAAGAGTGTGCTGCAAGAAACGAGTGGGGGTGGCAAAGACGGTGAACCCTCCACCTCAGCTAAAGACGCTTCCAGCCTCACGACAGAGCCAGCTGAAGGGCACAGGAACAGTTCGGCCACGTCTGAGAGTCACTCAGAAGCTACTGAAAGACAGTCGGTTGGCGAACACTCTCAAGGCCCTTCAGTGGAGAGTAAGAAAACCAAGGTGGCGCCCTCTAGTGACTCCCTTCACATCTGCAGCTCTCTCACATCTGTGTCCAAAAACATTGTGGTTATCTGCTCAGTGTGCGGTGGGTTTAAG CGAACGCCACACACCTCTTCAAGTTCTTCCCTGATACCTGCCATACCAG AACATCATATTTTCAATCGGGCAGATCAAAGTGTTGACAAACCAGCGTGCGGACCCACCGCCGGTGAATACGTTGCAGCGGGGAAGAACGTTTTGGAGAACTCCTGCCCGGCCGCTCCCGGCACCAAGACGGAGACGGCGAAGGTGAGGGAGGAATCGCcactgccaaaaaaaagaagggagaaaTTAACGAGTCTCTTGGCCGATCTGCTTGGCTTTCCAAGCGCAGACACGCAGCCAGAGGCAAAGACGCACAGACTGAACCTGTATGAGTCCATGAGCCCAGCTTTTGGAAAGGACCTCAGTCTGGCACCGGCCGCGTCGTCACAAGACGACAAAAACGCTGTCATTTATGAAAACTGTTTGAAGTGTCTGGGAGAGCACTGCCACCCTCCGCCGAGGGTCGCGCCCGCCAGGACGTACCGCGTTTCCTCTTCACAAACCTTCCCGACTGGGCCGCACCTGAAGAGAATCCAAGAAGACGAAGGTGGTGCAGGTGAGGAGCTGCACGGATCACACAGAGGGGACGGCCAGTGTCAGTATGAAGAGATGAGTAATCGCACGGTGACCAGCGAAG ACAAAAGGATTAATGGTAAAGAGGAAAGACGCAGAGCAGATCCTGCTTATGAGTTCATGGAGAGTCGGGTACCGGAGAGGAACTCGGAG gccGAGGAAAAAAGCAAGTACGAGCTTATGGGCAGCTATGGACAACAGAGGTTGCTTCAAGAGATGGAAG GTGCggtgtttgttttccctcccGAGGCTCCACTTCCTGAACGGCCCCGGAGTGAAGGTGTGACATATGTGAATATTCCCATCAGTCCAACGTCCAAGAAACAGCTCAACTAcatggagctggagctgcaggagccAGGCCACGGCACCAGGGGGACGGCCGCACATCTGCCGTCTCAGA GGAAGAGCTCCACCAAGTACGCCCAGATCGACATCACCGCCACGGAGACGGCCCACAAAGTCGGCACGCAGCACGCCCTGGGTCGTCAGGAGGGTCTGCACACTCTAGAGCTGAGGAGAAAGGGGACGCCGCATTGA